From Fibrobacterota bacterium, the proteins below share one genomic window:
- a CDS encoding PEP-CTERM sorting domain-containing protein — protein sequence MKKPFQFFLLGIISIVSVSKSLAVPVLNSSNLYTISSDAAVGSTVQSTSLTSGAAAISSDLGTVSESTQGTVSSSANSLTMNYAFSEHLDAPHPTLVSYYDYWYGYVSFLSGDMYSQSLVNGTFTLDAADVGYTYSMTADFDQTGTSQMVLFASLYDITEYGALYDDFQFTNGSTDGSMGLGTGAQSFNYPTVGATSGDLIAGHTYGYSMSSYIRHWQAADGETATDAQGTFAMNIQGPAPEAVPEPSSLALLGLGACGIIFAARKRTSSRA from the coding sequence ATGAAAAAACCTTTCCAATTCTTCCTCTTAGGCATCATATCCATCGTCAGCGTATCCAAGTCACTAGCGGTCCCGGTACTTAACTCCTCGAACCTGTACACGATCAGCTCGGACGCGGCAGTTGGATCAACCGTCCAATCCACCAGCCTGACGAGCGGCGCAGCGGCAATATCCTCCGATCTCGGCACGGTTTCCGAATCGACCCAGGGGACGGTTTCGTCTTCGGCGAACAGCTTGACGATGAACTACGCCTTTTCCGAGCATCTCGACGCCCCTCATCCTACCCTGGTTTCATATTACGACTACTGGTACGGGTACGTCAGCTTTCTATCCGGCGATATGTACTCCCAATCGCTGGTCAACGGGACCTTCACTTTGGATGCCGCAGATGTCGGATACACCTATTCCATGACAGCCGATTTCGACCAGACCGGTACTTCCCAGATGGTGCTCTTCGCCAGTCTCTACGACATTACCGAGTACGGAGCTCTGTACGATGATTTCCAGTTCACCAATGGCTCGACGGACGGTAGCATGGGACTGGGAACGGGGGCCCAATCATTCAATTATCCTACCGTCGGCGCTACTTCGGGGGACCTGATCGCAGGGCATACCTACGGTTATTCCATGTCCAGCTATATCCGGCATTGGCAGGCCGCCGATGGCGAAACCGCAACGGATGCGCAAGGGACTTTCGCGATGAATATCCAGGGACCGGCTCCCGAAGCCGTTCCCGAGCCGTCGAGCTTGGCCTTGTTAGGCCTCGGAGCTTGTGGTATCATTTTCGCCGCCCGCAAGCGGACCTCTTCCCGCGCCTAA
- a CDS encoding DUF1080 domain-containing protein, which yields MFFSLVGTGFAQTQDGGIYVSGLPNNALTADEAKDGYELLWNGKDYTGWVLNNSKSNPGAPDAAGNWTIVNTKGVESGDTHKSASPDSNMLEVVSAGSSLFTKDASFLNFDWKVEWQATVGAAGNAGLLYYYQIAVSTENNPTAAEYQLQNSQWVDEWKSLLTTAGCNYEMTPLLPSRKNSDNSPNWLRAEGHWNQSRIISYQGHCAHYGNGLRLLEYQKGTPAYQTAFAASKYQTYATYPTIHAGSFFIQDHGQPQMKFRNLRVKRLTDNPWGPASPYLNKASGKDSTLIDTLAFDQDLFPKGVSNLPKYLIVPRTAVKIRTSSEGLSIEFSEAGNYTVTIEDVRGMRYSIHKVKQANQIFLSGKFNGSPRVLTIWKGDKKLTESIIGVK from the coding sequence ATGTTCTTTTCTCTCGTCGGAACCGGATTCGCGCAAACCCAGGACGGCGGGATCTATGTATCGGGCCTCCCCAACAACGCCCTTACGGCTGACGAAGCCAAGGATGGATATGAATTGCTTTGGAACGGCAAGGACTACACAGGCTGGGTGCTGAACAACAGCAAGTCCAATCCCGGCGCTCCCGATGCCGCCGGCAACTGGACCATCGTGAACACCAAGGGCGTGGAAAGCGGGGACACGCACAAGAGCGCCTCTCCCGACTCGAACATGCTGGAAGTGGTGAGCGCCGGTTCCAGCCTTTTTACCAAGGACGCATCCTTCCTCAATTTCGATTGGAAAGTCGAGTGGCAAGCCACCGTAGGCGCGGCGGGTAACGCGGGCCTTCTCTACTATTACCAAATCGCAGTCAGCACCGAGAATAATCCCACCGCTGCCGAATACCAATTGCAGAACTCGCAATGGGTCGACGAGTGGAAGTCGCTGTTGACGACGGCGGGTTGCAACTATGAGATGACTCCGCTACTCCCCTCGCGGAAGAATTCGGACAATTCCCCGAACTGGCTGCGGGCCGAAGGCCATTGGAACCAATCGCGCATCATCTCCTATCAAGGCCATTGCGCCCATTACGGAAACGGCCTGCGACTGCTGGAGTACCAGAAGGGCACGCCGGCCTATCAGACGGCATTCGCAGCCAGTAAGTACCAGACCTATGCCACCTACCCGACGATCCATGCCGGGAGCTTTTTCATCCAGGACCACGGACAGCCGCAAATGAAGTTCCGCAACCTCCGCGTCAAGCGGCTCACGGATAATCCGTGGGGCCCCGCTTCCCCCTATCTCAACAAAGCTTCCGGTAAGGACTCCACCCTCATCGACACCCTGGCTTTCGACCAGGACCTGTTCCCTAAGGGGGTTTCCAACCTGCCGAAGTACTTGATCGTGCCCAGGACGGCCGTCAAGATCAGGACCAGCAGCGAAGGCTTGTCCATCGAGTTTTCCGAAGCGGGGAATTACACCGTGACGATTGAAGATGTGCGCGGCATGCGTTACTCGATTCACAAGGTAAAGCAGGCCAACCAGATTTTCCTATCGGGAAAATTCAACGGCAGCCCCCGGGTACTCACGATCTGGAAGGGCGACAAGAAGCTTACAGAAAGCATCATCGGCGTAAAATAA